Proteins encoded together in one Mycobacterium sp. MS1601 window:
- a CDS encoding adenosylmethionine--8-amino-7-oxononanoate transaminase, with the protein MPNPPGLTPAEISAIDAAHVWHPYSTIGAPGTLAPKVVLSASGPWLTVVHETAGRAAEIRVLDGMASWWTAVHGHGHPVLDAAVARQLSSMSHVMFGGLTHEPAARLAQLLVQITPAGLETVFFSDSGSVSVEVAVKMAVQYQRSRGHLTKTRLMTWRGGYHGDTFTPMSVCDPDGGMHSLWTDILTRQVFAPPVPTEYDTAYVEAFEAQLAEHADQLAAVIVEPVVQGAGGMRFHDPRYLTDLRQICDRHDVLLIFDEIATGFGRTGALFAADHAGVSPDIMCVGKALTGGYVTLAATLCTAEIARVISTSDAGALMHGPTFMANPLACAVSVASVELLLGQDWRTRVGEIESGLRVGLAPAAERPGVADVRVQGAIGVIEMVEPVDVAVATQVALDHGVWLRPFRNLVYAMPPFVCTAAEIDQLTTAMVAVARALT; encoded by the coding sequence GTGCCGAATCCACCGGGGTTGACGCCCGCCGAGATCAGCGCCATCGATGCCGCGCATGTATGGCACCCCTACAGCACAATCGGCGCACCGGGAACTCTGGCGCCGAAGGTGGTGCTCAGCGCCTCCGGGCCGTGGCTCACCGTGGTGCACGAAACCGCTGGGCGGGCCGCAGAGATCCGAGTCCTGGACGGGATGGCGTCCTGGTGGACGGCCGTGCACGGACATGGGCACCCGGTGTTGGACGCCGCGGTGGCTCGGCAGCTGTCGTCCATGAGTCACGTCATGTTCGGCGGGTTGACGCACGAACCGGCGGCGCGTCTGGCGCAGCTGCTGGTGCAGATCACCCCGGCCGGGTTGGAGACGGTGTTCTTCAGTGACTCCGGTTCGGTGTCGGTGGAGGTGGCGGTCAAGATGGCGGTGCAGTACCAGCGCAGCCGCGGCCACCTCACCAAGACCCGGCTGATGACGTGGCGCGGCGGTTATCACGGTGACACCTTCACCCCGATGAGCGTCTGCGATCCCGACGGCGGAATGCACTCGCTGTGGACCGACATCCTGACCCGGCAGGTGTTCGCCCCGCCGGTGCCCACGGAGTACGACACCGCCTATGTCGAGGCGTTCGAGGCGCAGTTGGCTGAGCACGCCGACCAGCTGGCCGCCGTGATCGTCGAGCCGGTGGTGCAGGGCGCAGGCGGCATGCGGTTCCATGACCCGCGCTACCTCACCGATCTGCGGCAGATCTGCGACCGGCACGACGTGCTGCTGATCTTCGATGAGATCGCCACCGGGTTCGGCCGCACCGGCGCCCTGTTCGCCGCCGACCATGCCGGTGTCAGCCCGGACATCATGTGTGTAGGCAAGGCGTTGACCGGCGGCTATGTGACGTTGGCTGCCACGTTGTGCACCGCCGAGATCGCGCGGGTGATCAGCACCTCCGACGCGGGGGCGTTGATGCACGGACCCACCTTCATGGCGAACCCGTTGGCGTGTGCGGTGTCGGTGGCCAGCGTGGAACTGCTGCTCGGGCAGGACTGGCGCACACGCGTGGGGGAGATCGAGTCCGGGTTGCGGGTGGGACTGGCGCCCGCCGCTGAGCGGCCCGGCGTGGCCGATGTGCGGGTGCAGGGGGCCATCGGCGTGATCGAGATGGTCGAGCCCGTCGACGTCGCGGTGGCCACCCAGGTGGCCCTCGACCACGGGGTCTGGTTGCGGCCGTTCCGCAATCTGGTCTACGCCATGCCGCCCTTCGTCTGCACTGCCGCCGAGATAGACCAGCTCACCACCGCGATGGTCGCCGTGGCCCGTGCGCTAACCTGA